The Marinobacter sp. MDS2 genome contains the following window.
ACGCATCCGTTGACGAGGCAAAGCCTCTTAAACGAAGAGCGGGAATAGCTCAGTTGGTAGAGCACAACCTTGCCAAGGTTGGGGTCGCGAGTTCGAATCTCGTTTCCCGCTCCAATTTCCAAGTCTCTCACGCCCCCTGAGAGCAAAGCCCGAAAAGGCTTACCCGGCGCGGTGGCAGAGTGGTTATGCAGCGGACTGCAACTCCGTGTACGCCGGTTCGATTCCGACCCGCGCCTCCATTTTTATTTTTCGTCTTATATCGAGCAGAGTCTCGCCCTCTTAATCATCGCGGCGATAGCGAGATATCGATCCTAACTATTCTTTTTTTGCTTTCCTGTACAGGTTGTTACCTTAACGTCACTTGGTCGTTACCAACGCCTTTGGTAGGTTGGAAATGCGCTATCGTTTATCGGATCGTTTGATCCGGAGAGTGATCGTAGTTACGGAAAGAGCGCTCAGAGTGCTTGGGAGAATACCAAAGAAGCAACATCTTCAGCGTGGTATAACGTTAAACAAGGCGCTGAAAAGTTGGGTGACAAAGCCGAACAGGCTACTGAATAGCTGGCGCTCTAAGGAGAAGCACCCGCTGGGTGCTTCGCCCCTTTGAATTGCCATGTACGAATGAGAGCTGGTGTTACACGGGGTTGGTGGCGAGTATCTTCTTGAGAAAATCCTGAGTTCGAGGGTCTTTCGGATTCTGGAATATCTCGCTGGGCGGTCCTTGTTCCACAATATGGCCACCATCGACAAAGATCACGCGATCAGCCACATCTCGGGCGAACGACATTTCATGGGTGACCACCAGCATAGTCTGGCGCTCAGCAGCCAGCTGCTTCATTAGCCCCAGCACTTCTTCTACCCACTCGGGATCCAGAGATGAAGTGGGTTCATCAAACAGGATTACCTCTGCGCCCGCAGCCATGGCCCGCCCAATCGCAACTCGTTGCTGCTGGCCGCCAGACATAGATGCTGGATAGGCATCAGCTTTTTCCGCCAAACCGATTTTCCCCAGAATCTCGCGAGCCTTCTCATAAGCCTTTTCTTTCGGCCATTTATCGACAACCAACAGACGCTCGGCGATGTTTTGCAAGGCGGTCTTGTTGGCAAACAGGGCGTAGTTCTGGAATACGAAGGCGGTTTGACGGCGCAGTGAAAGAATGTCGGCGCGGCTGGCCTGTTTTACATCGACCGTCAGGTCGCCAACGGTGATGGTTCCGGCCGTTGGTTGTTCCAGAAAATTAATGCAGCGGAGCAGGGTGGATTTACCTGTGCCGGAAGGCCCAATGATCACAACAATCTCGCCTTTTTCAATGGTCAGGTCGATCTCGTCGAGTACGACTGTTTTGCCAAAATGCTTGCTCAGTGAGGCTAGTTTGATCATCGGTTATAGGCCTTGTTCAGGCGTGATTCTAGATAGGTTTGAAGCTTGGACAGAATTTCTACCACGATCCAGTACATGATGGCTGCGACGATGAACGCCTCGAAGTACAGGAAACTTCCGGCGGCTTCTTTTTGTGTCGCACCCATCAGTTCGGTAACGCCCAAAGTAAATGCGAGCGATGTTGCTTTAATCATGTCAATGAAATAATTCATCAACGTTGGTAGAGCTACTCGGGTAGCTTGCGGGAGCACGATTCTGCGCATCAGCTGACCGTTCGTCATGCCGATGGATAAGGCGGCTTCGGTTTGGCTGCGATCGACGCCTACAATGGCGGCTCGAATGGATTCGGCCATGTAGGCTGCAAAGTGCATGGTAAGTCCCATGATGGTGGCGGTAATGCCATCGATGACGGTTAATGCACTGAACAGTTGTGGCAGCCCGTAGTAGAACAGGAACAGCTGCACCAATAACGGGGTGCCTCGAAAGAAGGAAATGAAGACGATCG
Protein-coding sequences here:
- a CDS encoding amino acid ABC transporter ATP-binding protein, with the protein product MIKLASLSKHFGKTVVLDEIDLTIEKGEIVVIIGPSGTGKSTLLRCINFLEQPTAGTITVGDLTVDVKQASRADILSLRRQTAFVFQNYALFANKTALQNIAERLLVVDKWPKEKAYEKAREILGKIGLAEKADAYPASMSGGQQQRVAIGRAMAAGAEVILFDEPTSSLDPEWVEEVLGLMKQLAAERQTMLVVTHEMSFARDVADRVIFVDGGHIVEQGPPSEIFQNPKDPRTQDFLKKILATNPV
- a CDS encoding amino acid ABC transporter permease, which gives rise to MDVLNVEYMLGLVPVLLRYLPLTLQLAGIGMVFALILACLFAVVRVLRIPVLNQLTIVFISFFRGTPLLVQLFLFYYGLPQLFSALTVIDGITATIMGLTMHFAAYMAESIRAAIVGVDRSQTEAALSIGMTNGQLMRRIVLPQATRVALPTLMNYFIDMIKATSLAFTLGVTELMGATQKEAAGSFLYFEAFIVAAIMYWIVVEILSKLQTYLESRLNKAYNR